The Cryptosporangium minutisporangium genome has a segment encoding these proteins:
- the paaE gene encoding 1,2-phenylacetyl-CoA epoxidase subunit PaaE — translation MRPVFHPLRVAAVERLCDDAVAVTFAVPDELRAAYAFRAGQSLTLRRTIDGREERRSYSICAPVGAEPRIGVREIPAGMFSSWLVHDVRPGATIEVQAPTGAWDADPARGERHLCIAAGSGITPLLSIAGTVLQHPAAQVSLLYGNRTSRTVMFADEIGDLKNRYGPRLQVVHVLSREPRDAALLSGRLDRERLRRLLSDLVPVEAFDHVWLCGPHPMIEDARAVLTDAGVPPDRVHVELFYVDAPPPEPRRTTAVVGETTRLTTVLDGRRATATVPRDSTLLDATRATTGNAPFACKGGVCGTCRARVREGVADMRRNYALEPSEVAAGFVLTCQTFPVSDAVTVDFDA, via the coding sequence GTCGCCGCGGTCGAGCGCCTCTGCGACGACGCGGTCGCGGTGACGTTCGCGGTCCCCGACGAGCTCCGCGCGGCCTACGCGTTCCGCGCCGGACAGTCGCTGACGCTCCGGCGGACGATCGACGGCCGGGAGGAGCGGCGCTCGTACTCGATCTGCGCCCCGGTCGGCGCGGAACCCCGCATCGGCGTCCGCGAGATCCCGGCCGGGATGTTCTCCTCCTGGCTGGTCCACGACGTCCGGCCCGGGGCGACGATCGAGGTGCAGGCCCCGACCGGCGCGTGGGACGCCGATCCGGCCCGCGGCGAGCGGCACCTGTGCATCGCCGCCGGATCCGGCATCACGCCGCTGCTCTCGATCGCCGGAACCGTGCTCCAGCACCCGGCCGCGCAGGTGTCCCTGCTCTACGGCAACCGCACCAGCCGCACCGTGATGTTCGCGGACGAAATCGGCGACCTGAAGAACCGGTACGGGCCGCGCCTGCAGGTGGTCCACGTGCTCTCCCGGGAGCCGCGCGACGCCGCGCTGCTCTCCGGTCGCCTCGACCGCGAGCGGCTGCGCCGCCTGCTCTCCGACCTGGTCCCGGTGGAGGCGTTCGACCACGTGTGGCTGTGCGGACCGCACCCGATGATCGAGGACGCGCGGGCCGTGCTCACCGACGCCGGTGTGCCGCCGGACCGCGTCCACGTGGAGCTGTTCTACGTGGACGCGCCACCGCCGGAGCCGCGGCGCACCACCGCGGTGGTGGGCGAGACGACCAGGCTCACCACGGTGCTCGACGGCCGGCGGGCCACCGCGACCGTGCCTCGGGACAGCACGCTCCTCGACGCGACCAGGGCGACGACCGGCAACGCGCCGTTCGCCTGCAAGGGTGGCGTCTGCGGTACCTGCCGGGCCCGCGTCCGCGAAGGTGTCGCCGACATGCGGCGGAACTACGCGCTGGAGCCGTCCGAGGTCGCGGCCGGGTTCGTGCTGACCTGCCAGACGTTCCCGGTCAGTGACGCGGTGACGGTGGATTTCGATGCTTGA